The Acinonyx jubatus isolate Ajub_Pintada_27869175 chromosome D1, VMU_Ajub_asm_v1.0, whole genome shotgun sequence genome includes a window with the following:
- the RCE1 gene encoding CAAX prenyl protease 2 isoform X1, with product MAALGGDGLRLLSVSRPERQPESAALGGPGPGLCCWVSVFSCLSLACSYVGSLYVWKSELPRDHPAVIKRRFTSVLVVSSLSPLCVLLWRELTGIQPGTSLLTLMGFRLEGIFPAALLPLLLTMILFLGPLMQLSMDCPCDLADGLKVVLAPRSWARCLTDMRWLRNQVIAPLTEELVFRACMLPMLAPCTGLGPAVFTCPLFFGVAHFHHIFEQLRFRQSSVGSIFLSAAFQFSYTAVFGAYTAFLFIRTGHLIGPVLCHSFCNYMGFPAVCAALEHPQRRPLLAGYALGVGLFLLLLQPLTDPKLYGSLPLCVLLERAGDSEAPLCS from the exons ATGGCGGCGCTGGGCGGGGATGGGCTGCGCCTGCTGTCGGTGTCGCGGCCGGAGCGGCAGCCCGAGTCAGCAGCTCTGGGCGGCCCGGGCCCTGGGCTGTGCTGCTGGGTGTCTGTGTTCTCCTGTCTTAGCCTCGCCTGCTCCTACGTGGGCAGCCTCTACGTCTGGAAGAGCGAGCTGCCCAG GGACCACCCTGCAGTCATCAAGCGGCGTTTCACCAGTGTATTGGTGGTGTCCAGCCTCTCGCCTCTGTGCGTGCTACTCTGGAGAGAACTCACAGGCATCCAG CCAGGCACATCCCTGCTCACCCTGATGGGCTTCAGGCTGGAGGGTATTTTCCCAGCAGCACTGCTACCCCTGCTGCTGACCATG ATCCTTTTCCTGGGCCCACTGATGCAGCTCTCTATGGATTGCCCATGTGACCTGGCAGATGGTTTGAAGGTTGTCTTAG CTCCTCGCTCCTGGGCCCGCTGCCTCACGGATATGCGTTGGTTGCGGAACCAAGTGATTGCGCCCCTGACAGAAGAACTGGTGTTCCGGGCCTGTATGCTGCCCATGTTAGCACCATGCACGGGCCTGGGCCCTGCCGTGTTCACCTGCCCACTCTTCTTTGGAGTTG CCCATTTTCACCACATTTTTGAGCAGCTTCGATTCCGCCAGAGCAGTGTGGGGAGCATCTTCTTGTCTGCAG CGTTCCAGTTCTCCTACACAGCTGTCTTCGGCGCCTACACTGCTTTCCTCTTCATCCGCACAG GACACCTGATTGGGCCGGTTCTTTGCCACTCCTTCTGCAATTACATGGGCTTTCCTGCCGTTTGCGCAGCCCTGGAACATCCGCAGAGGCGGCCCCTGCTGGCAGGCTATGCCCTGGGTGTAGGactcttcctgcttctgctccAGCCCCTCACGGACCCCAAGCTCTACGGCAGCCTTCCCCTTTGTGTGCTTTTGGAACGGGCAGGAGACTCAGAGGCTCCCTTGTGCTCCTGA
- the RCE1 gene encoding CAAX prenyl protease 2 isoform X2 translates to MGFRLEGIFPAALLPLLLTMILFLGPLMQLSMDCPCDLADGLKVVLAPRSWARCLTDMRWLRNQVIAPLTEELVFRACMLPMLAPCTGLGPAVFTCPLFFGVAHFHHIFEQLRFRQSSVGSIFLSAAFQFSYTAVFGAYTAFLFIRTGHLIGPVLCHSFCNYMGFPAVCAALEHPQRRPLLAGYALGVGLFLLLLQPLTDPKLYGSLPLCVLLERAGDSEAPLCS, encoded by the exons ATGGGCTTCAGGCTGGAGGGTATTTTCCCAGCAGCACTGCTACCCCTGCTGCTGACCATG ATCCTTTTCCTGGGCCCACTGATGCAGCTCTCTATGGATTGCCCATGTGACCTGGCAGATGGTTTGAAGGTTGTCTTAG CTCCTCGCTCCTGGGCCCGCTGCCTCACGGATATGCGTTGGTTGCGGAACCAAGTGATTGCGCCCCTGACAGAAGAACTGGTGTTCCGGGCCTGTATGCTGCCCATGTTAGCACCATGCACGGGCCTGGGCCCTGCCGTGTTCACCTGCCCACTCTTCTTTGGAGTTG CCCATTTTCACCACATTTTTGAGCAGCTTCGATTCCGCCAGAGCAGTGTGGGGAGCATCTTCTTGTCTGCAG CGTTCCAGTTCTCCTACACAGCTGTCTTCGGCGCCTACACTGCTTTCCTCTTCATCCGCACAG GACACCTGATTGGGCCGGTTCTTTGCCACTCCTTCTGCAATTACATGGGCTTTCCTGCCGTTTGCGCAGCCCTGGAACATCCGCAGAGGCGGCCCCTGCTGGCAGGCTATGCCCTGGGTGTAGGactcttcctgcttctgctccAGCCCCTCACGGACCCCAAGCTCTACGGCAGCCTTCCCCTTTGTGTGCTTTTGGAACGGGCAGGAGACTCAGAGGCTCCCTTGTGCTCCTGA